One stretch of Lucilia cuprina isolate Lc7/37 chromosome 6, ASM2204524v1, whole genome shotgun sequence DNA includes these proteins:
- the LOC111682299 gene encoding brachyurin-like, translating to MKFLYLQLIALALCAAIAADDLVQPLICLGELGLRIINGSPAQPKQIPYQVGLILDTSEGDNFCGGALISNYYVLTAARCVKYVNQVIVILGANDITNSNEVGQIRITVLASDITVHEYYNEVTHENDIALIQLPEPVVYNDYIKNIQLPKLLGPYYSYAADIARISGWGKTSILSPGLTNILRYADVCVQPNFICEIEYLGAITASNICTHSLLLKATCDGDTGGPLAYFAGDHYELIGIASFDFILGCELGWSSGFTRVTSFVEWIYINTGIAYF from the coding sequence atgaaatttttgtatttgcaaCTAATTGCTTTGGCTTTGTGTGCAGCAATTGCAGCGGATGACTTAGTTCAACCACTCATCTGCTTGGGGGAATTAGGTCTACGTATTATTAATGGCAGTCCTGCTCAACCAAAACAGATTCCCTATCAAGTTGGCTTGATTTTGGATACTAGCGAAGGAGACAATTTTTGTGGAGGCGCGTTGATTTCCAATTATTATGTGCTAACTGCTGCTCGTTGTGTCAAGTACGTCAATCAAGTTATTGTTATTCTGGGAGCCAATGATATAACTAATTCAAATGAAGTGGGCCAAATAAGGATTACAGTCCTTGCATCTGACATTACTGTGCACGAGTATTATAATGAAGTAACGCATGAAAATGATATTGCCCTTATTCAATTGCCAGAACCAGTTGTCTACAATGATTATATAAAGAATATTCAATTGCCGAAACTTCTTGGACCATATTACAGTTATGCCGCAGATATAGCCAGAATTTCCGGTTGGGGCAAAACAAGTATCTTGTCTCCTGGTCTTACGAATATACTTCGTTATGCGGATGTCTGTGTCCAGCCAAACTTCATTTGTGAAATAGAATATTTAGGTGCAATTACCGCGTCTAATATATGTACTCATAGCTTACTGTTAAAGGCCACATGCGATGGAGATACCGGTGGTCCATTGGCATATTTTGCTGGCGATCATTACGAGTTAATTGGTATTGCATCATTTGATTTTATACTTGGCTGTGAATTGGGCTGGTCATCTGGTTTTACCCGTGTAACATCATTTGTAGAATGGATATATATAAACACGGGAATTGCTTATTTTTAA
- the LOC111682300 gene encoding brachyurin-like, producing the protein MKYLYLQLIALGLCTAVATNDLVQPLICLEELGLRIVNGSPAQPKQIPYQVGLILDIGEDTYWCGGSLISNYYVVTAGHCAKGASKIIVILGANDIDNPYEVGQIRITVYAAGITVHENYDEATLKNDIALIRLPEPVVYNDYIKNIKLPKLLGPHDSYAGKMAQISGWGKTSSLASGITNILRYADVCVQPNFICDIEYLGAITASNICTHSILLKATCNGDSGGPLAYYVDDHYELIGIVSFGFVLGCDLGWSSGFTRVTSFLEWIYLKTGIAYT; encoded by the coding sequence atgaaatatttgtatttgcaaTTAATTGCATTGGGTTTGTGCACAGCAGTTGCAACGAATGACTTAGTTCAACCACTCATCTGCTTGGAGGAATTAGGTCTACGTATTGTTAATGGCAGTCCTGCTCAACCAAAACAGATTCCCTATCAAGTTGGCTTGATTTTGGATATTGGCGAAGACACCTATTGGTGTGGAGGCTCTTTAATTTCCAACTATTATGTGGTAACTGCTGGTCATTGTGCCAAGGGTGCCAGTAAAATTATCGTTATTCTGGGTGCCAATGATATAGATAATCCATATGAAGTGGGCCAAATAAGGATTACAGTCTATGCAGCTGGCATTACTGTGCACGAGAATTATGATGAAGCAACGCTGAAAAATGATATTGCTCTTATTAGATTGCCTGAACCGGTTGTCTACAATGATTatataaagaatattaaattgCCGAAACTTCTTGGACCACATGACAGTTATGCAGGAAAAATGGCCCAAATTTCCGGTTGGGGCAAAACAAGTAGCTTGGCGTCTGGTATTACGAATATACTTCGTTATGCGGATGTCTGTGTCCAGCCAAATTTCATTTGTGACATAGAATATTTAGGTGCAATTACTGCATCTAATATATGTACGCATAGCATACTATTAAAAGCCACATGCAATGGAGACTCTGGTGGTCCATTGGCATATTATGTGGACGATCATTATGAGTTAATTGGTATTGTATCATTTGGTTTTGTACTTGGCTGTGATTTGGGCTGGTCATCTGGTTTTACCCGTGTAACATCATTTCTAGAATGGATATATTTGAAAACGGGAATTGCTTACACTTAA